A stretch of the Archangium violaceum genome encodes the following:
- a CDS encoding ABC transporter ATP-binding protein translates to MIRARDIVKQYRDGDGTEVRVLDGASLDVADGEFVAVVGPSGSGKSTLLHLLGGLDVHYQGDVEVAGVKLSGLKDKELARFRNQHVGFVFQSFHLIPNLSAVENVLMPSHFGPASPEAHKRAESLLDRVGLLAKKDRTPVRLSGGERQRVAIARALFTGPRLLLCDEPTGNLDAATGAGVISLFQELHREGLTLLTVTHEERMSSAARRVLRLKEGRLVEEPRPALAGGVS, encoded by the coding sequence GTGATACGCGCACGCGACATCGTCAAACAGTACCGGGACGGGGATGGCACCGAGGTGCGCGTCCTCGATGGAGCCTCGCTCGACGTGGCGGACGGTGAGTTCGTCGCGGTGGTGGGACCCTCCGGCAGTGGAAAGTCCACGCTGCTGCACCTGCTGGGTGGCCTGGACGTGCACTACCAGGGCGACGTGGAGGTGGCCGGCGTGAAGCTGTCCGGCCTGAAGGACAAGGAGCTCGCGCGCTTCCGCAACCAGCACGTGGGCTTCGTCTTCCAGTCCTTCCACCTCATCCCCAACCTGTCCGCGGTGGAGAACGTGCTGATGCCCTCGCACTTCGGCCCCGCTTCCCCGGAGGCGCACAAGCGCGCCGAGTCCCTGCTCGACCGGGTGGGCCTGCTGGCCAAGAAGGATCGCACGCCGGTGCGGCTCTCCGGTGGCGAGCGCCAGCGTGTGGCCATCGCCCGCGCCCTCTTCACCGGTCCGCGGCTGCTCCTGTGTGACGAGCCCACCGGCAACCTCGATGCCGCCACGGGCGCCGGGGTCATCTCGCTCTTCCAGGAACTGCACCGCGAGGGCCTCACCCTGCTCACCGTCACCCACGAGGAGCGGATGAGCTCGGCGGCCCGGCGCGTGTTGCGCCTCAAGGAGGGCCGGCTCGTCGAGGAGCCCCGTCCCGCGCTGGCGGGAGGTGTGTCATGA
- a CDS encoding ABC transporter permease, giving the protein MRLAALSRLVRLSLARERRGAFFSAFGVAMGVGALVFFLGLGLGVGRVIREKIFPNDARLVDVVPPAVSLGSFLGGGKLDAAMVERLQALPDVETLYRKMSVRVPAASLYNGDFFGRRLRMGVDVLAVGVDPGLVEGDVQMGKFVDPGPGQPLPVLISTRLLEIYNNTFAPARKLPRLAPGMLVGFTFPVDFNRSYVAAPQPNAPVISSQLQVVGASDRALLAGVTLPLDTAIRLNRELGQDADTFTGVTLVASSPGAVPAIVAAVKEMGLEIDDQERRLAENVGAAVTLTTSALALLSILICVLAAVNIAHALSASVRARAKEIGVMQAVGASRSDVRNIVLAEAGVVGLIGGFLGTLAALLLALLIDRLAASYLPQFPFKPESFFSFPWTVVVGGVVLGLLAAVAGAWFPSHRAAATDPARTLAG; this is encoded by the coding sequence ATGAGGCTGGCGGCGCTGTCCCGGCTGGTGCGGTTGAGCCTCGCGCGCGAGCGGCGGGGCGCGTTCTTCTCCGCCTTCGGCGTGGCCATGGGGGTGGGGGCGCTCGTCTTCTTCCTGGGCCTGGGCCTGGGCGTGGGCCGCGTCATCCGCGAGAAGATCTTCCCCAACGACGCGAGGCTGGTGGACGTGGTGCCTCCGGCGGTGTCGCTCGGCTCGTTCCTCGGTGGCGGCAAGCTGGACGCGGCCATGGTGGAGCGCCTCCAGGCGTTGCCGGACGTGGAGACGCTCTACCGGAAGATGAGCGTGCGTGTCCCCGCGGCGAGCCTCTACAACGGGGACTTCTTCGGCCGCAGGCTGCGCATGGGTGTGGACGTGCTCGCCGTGGGCGTGGACCCCGGCCTCGTCGAGGGCGACGTGCAGATGGGCAAGTTCGTCGATCCGGGGCCGGGCCAGCCGTTGCCGGTCCTCATCTCCACGCGGCTGTTGGAGATCTACAACAACACCTTCGCTCCGGCCCGGAAGCTGCCGAGGCTCGCGCCGGGGATGCTCGTTGGCTTCACCTTCCCGGTGGACTTCAACCGCTCCTACGTGGCCGCCCCTCAGCCGAACGCCCCGGTCATCTCGTCCCAGTTGCAGGTGGTGGGCGCGTCCGACCGGGCGCTGCTCGCGGGCGTCACCCTGCCGCTGGACACGGCCATCCGCCTCAACCGCGAGCTGGGCCAGGACGCGGACACGTTCACGGGTGTCACGCTGGTGGCCAGCAGCCCCGGCGCGGTGCCCGCCATCGTGGCCGCGGTGAAGGAGATGGGCCTGGAGATCGACGACCAGGAGCGGCGGCTCGCGGAGAACGTGGGCGCGGCGGTGACGCTCACCACGTCCGCGCTGGCGCTGCTGTCCATCCTCATCTGCGTGCTCGCGGCGGTGAACATCGCCCACGCGCTGAGCGCCTCGGTGCGCGCGCGGGCCAAGGAGATTGGCGTCATGCAGGCGGTGGGCGCCTCTCGCTCGGACGTGCGCAACATCGTCCTGGCCGAGGCGGGGGTGGTGGGGCTGATCGGGGGCTTCCTGGGCACCCTCGCGGCGCTCCTCCTCGCGCTGCTCATCGATCGGCTCGCGGCCTCCTACCTGCCGCAGTTCCCCTTCAAGCCCGAGAGCTTCTTCTCCTTCCCCTGGACCGTGGTGGTGGGCGGAGTGGTGCTCGGGCTGCTGGCCGCGGTGGCCGGGGCCTGGTTCCCCAGCCACAGGGCCGCCGCCACCGACCCCGCCCGAACGCTCGCCGGATGA